A single genomic interval of Mucilaginibacter boryungensis harbors:
- a CDS encoding ATP-dependent helicase, which translates to MDYLEGLNPEQRGAVQQIKGPVMIIAGAGSGKTRVITYRVAHLIRSGVDSFNILVLTFTNKAAKEMRERITHVVGTEAKNIWMGTFHSVFAKILRVEADKLGYPNNFTIYDTDDSKSVLRAILKEMNLDDKLYSANFVYNRISAAKNNLISPAEYAQNEQIQADDFSSGRQHLGKIYETYAQRCFKAGAMDFDDLLFKTNELLKRYPDVLNKYQHKFKYIMVDEYQDTNFSQYLIVKKLAAVTENICVVGDDAQSIYAFRGANIQNILNFEKDYPDVKVFKLEQNYRSTQNIVNIANSIIANNKEQLKKNVFSENEVGDRIKVMRAFSDNEEGKIVAEAIMQERSTKGLKWNDFAILYRTNAQSRAMEEALRKMGTPYKIYGGLSFYQRKEIKDLIAYFRLTFNPNDEVAMKRVINYPKRGIGDTTVDRIIISADQHQLTQWEIITNAQMYLDGRSSGQVSSFGTLIQSFQVIGKNMNAYDAALHIAQHSGLLKDLYEDKSIEGLNRYENIQELLNGIKEFSEREDIEEKGLDVFMQDIALLTNDDNDKDPNADTVSLMTIHSSKGLEFPQVYVVGLEENLFPSQMSLNSRSDLEEERRLFYVAVTRAKSKLTISYATSRFKFGTLISCEPSRFLDEIDAKYLELDFTAKPAASSFFDDERTAWSRKADTFSKPKSPAPSTPPKTTSILAKAHVPTPGFAPSDTSKLQTGMEVEHERFGFGKVLQLEGNKPDIKATIFFKEIGQKQLLLKFAKLRIVN; encoded by the coding sequence TTGGATTATTTAGAAGGATTAAACCCTGAACAACGCGGAGCGGTACAGCAAATAAAAGGGCCGGTAATGATTATTGCCGGTGCCGGATCGGGCAAAACACGGGTTATTACTTACCGCGTGGCACACCTGATACGCAGCGGCGTAGATTCGTTTAACATATTGGTTTTAACATTTACCAACAAGGCCGCCAAGGAAATGCGCGAGCGTATTACGCACGTAGTTGGCACCGAGGCTAAAAATATATGGATGGGTACCTTTCACTCGGTATTTGCCAAAATACTGCGTGTAGAAGCCGACAAACTGGGTTACCCTAACAACTTTACTATTTACGATACTGACGATAGCAAAAGTGTGCTAAGGGCCATCTTAAAAGAAATGAACCTTGACGACAAGTTATATAGTGCCAACTTTGTATACAACCGTATTTCGGCGGCTAAAAATAACCTGATCAGTCCGGCGGAATATGCGCAGAACGAACAAATACAAGCCGATGATTTTAGCAGCGGCCGCCAGCATTTGGGTAAAATATATGAAACTTATGCCCAGCGTTGCTTTAAAGCCGGCGCTATGGATTTTGACGACTTGCTGTTTAAAACCAACGAACTGTTGAAACGCTACCCCGATGTACTGAACAAATACCAGCATAAGTTTAAATATATTATGGTGGATGAGTATCAGGACACCAACTTCTCCCAATATCTTATTGTTAAAAAACTAGCTGCCGTTACCGAGAATATTTGTGTGGTGGGTGACGACGCGCAGAGTATTTACGCCTTCCGTGGTGCAAACATCCAAAACATCCTAAATTTTGAAAAGGACTATCCGGATGTAAAGGTGTTCAAACTGGAGCAAAATTATCGCAGCACCCAAAATATTGTAAACATAGCCAATAGCATAATTGCCAACAATAAAGAACAGCTGAAAAAGAACGTTTTCAGCGAGAATGAAGTTGGCGACCGGATAAAGGTAATGCGGGCCTTTAGCGATAACGAAGAAGGAAAGATAGTGGCGGAAGCCATAATGCAGGAACGCAGTACCAAAGGCTTGAAATGGAACGATTTTGCCATTCTATATCGTACCAACGCACAATCCCGTGCCATGGAAGAAGCGTTGCGCAAAATGGGGACGCCTTATAAAATTTATGGTGGCCTCTCTTTCTATCAGCGTAAGGAAATTAAAGATCTGATAGCTTATTTCAGGCTCACCTTTAACCCTAATGATGAAGTGGCCATGAAGCGCGTGATCAATTATCCAAAACGTGGCATTGGCGATACTACGGTAGACAGGATCATTATCAGTGCCGACCAACATCAGTTAACGCAATGGGAAATAATAACCAACGCGCAAATGTATTTGGATGGGCGCAGTTCGGGGCAGGTTTCGTCGTTTGGTACATTGATACAAAGCTTCCAGGTTATCGGTAAAAATATGAACGCCTATGACGCCGCTTTACACATTGCGCAGCATTCGGGGCTACTAAAAGACCTTTACGAGGACAAATCTATTGAAGGCCTTAACCGTTATGAAAACATACAAGAGTTACTGAATGGTATCAAGGAGTTTAGCGAGCGCGAAGATATTGAAGAAAAGGGGTTGGATGTTTTTATGCAGGATATTGCCTTGCTCACTAACGACGATAATGACAAAGACCCTAATGCCGATACTGTATCGTTAATGACTATCCATTCCTCAAAAGGGCTAGAATTTCCGCAGGTATATGTAGTTGGATTAGAAGAGAACTTGTTCCCTTCACAAATGTCGCTTAATTCGCGCAGCGACCTGGAAGAAGAACGCCGCTTGTTTTATGTAGCGGTTACCCGTGCCAAAAGTAAGTTAACCATTAGTTACGCAACCTCTAGGTTTAAATTTGGTACGCTCATAAGTTGCGAACCAAGCCGCTTTTTGGATGAAATAGATGCTAAATATTTAGAGCTTGATTTTACCGCAAAACCTGCCGCTTCATCGTTTTTTGATGATGAGCGCACTGCCTGGAGCCGCAAGGCAGACACCTTTTCTAAACCTAAAAGCCCAGCTCCATCAACGCCGCCAAAAACTACTTCCATATTAGCTAAAGCACATGTGCCGACACCAGGTTTTGCGCCATCGGATACATCAAAATTACAAACAGGTATGGAGGTAGAACACGAGCGTTTTGGATTTGGAAAAGTATTACAATTGGAAGGCAATAAACCAGATATAAAAGCTACTATCTTTTTTAAAGAAATTGGACAAAAACAATTGCTTTTAAAATTTGCCAAGCTTCGGATTGTTAATTAA